A single genomic interval of Daucus carota subsp. sativus chromosome 1, DH1 v3.0, whole genome shotgun sequence harbors:
- the LOC108204826 gene encoding LOW QUALITY PROTEIN: leucine-rich repeat receptor protein kinase HPCA1 (The sequence of the model RefSeq protein was modified relative to this genomic sequence to represent the inferred CDS: inserted 8 bases in 8 codons; substituted 2 bases at 2 genomic stop codons): MDNTIHKYVLVFFVRFLVIAAQDDSTILQSIKSQWVNTPPSWVGSDPCGNNWEGIACTDSRVTSITLASTNLKGELSGDITNLSELKILDLSYNKDLTGSLPTTIGNLKNLKNLILVGCGFTGLIPESIGFMQELVYLSLNLNSFSGHIPASIGIVKALLVGSADNKLSGEIPVSGESKPGLDLLVHAKHFTLEKNQLSGVIPPKXFSSKMSLIHVYVPSNSITGSFSTLGLVSTLEVVRLDRNSLSGPIPSNISNLITVNELHLCNNRLTGPLPDLSEMSFLTFCKDLSNNSFTVSDVPLWFTTLPSLTTLMMERTGLQGECPVALFSAPQLTTIILRHNQLNGTLDLGSSXSSNLKLVDLQAIQXLKXNQNLDTDNIVLVGNPVCEESGATESYCTVPXTHVQYTTQFNNCAPVACQADQINSPNCQCAXPYTGTLNFRAPSFSDYTNXTMYESLRDTMLHVLQTNLIPVDSISLKNPXKNLDNYLLINLEVFPSGVXRFNRTGISRIGFMLSNQTFKPPXRFGPFYFLADVYKYLPGGLLVAIKRAQQGSTRVALNLKLRSSFFLEFITECCRPRGFLFWQGEQMLIYEFIPNGTLKEVFQVIWDQGLKTNNILLDGTLNAKVADFGLSKLMGDAEKVM; the protein is encoded by the exons ATGGATAACACTATTCATAAATATGTTCTGGTTTTTTTTGTTCGGTTTTTGGTTATTGCAGCACAGGATGACT CCACTATTCTGCAATCTATCAAGAGTCAGTGGGTTAACACCCCGCCAAGTTGGGTAGGCTCGGATCCATGCGGAAACAACTGGGAAGGAATTGCTTGCACTGATTCTCGTGTGACATCCAT AACATTAGCAAGCACAAACTTGAAAGGTGAGCTGTCAGGAGACATCACAAATCTGTCTGAACTGAAGATTCT AGATTTGTCATACAATAAGGATTTGACAGGATCTCTTCCTACAACAATCGGAAATCTGAAGAATCTAAAAAACTT AATTTTGGTTGGCTGCGGTTTCACTGGCCTGATTCCGGAATCTATTGGATTTATGCAGGAGCTGGTTTATCT GTCTTTGAATCTGAACAGCTTCAGTGGACATATACCAGCCTCTATTGGAATTGTCAAAGCTTTATTGGTTGGATCAGCAGATAATAAACTCAGTGGAGAAATACCAGTCTCTGGTGAGAGCAAGCCTGGGCTTGATTTGCTGGTTCATGCAAAACATT TCACTTTGGAAAAAAACCAGCTATCGGGTGTCATACCACCCA TTTTCAGCTCAAAAATGAGCTTGATACATGTGTATGTTCCGAGCAACT CCATCACCGGAAGTTTCTCTACTCTAGGACTAGTCAGCACCTTGGAAGTGGT ACGCCTGGACAGGAATTCCTTGAGTGGACCCATTCCTTCAAATATCAGTAATCTTATCACTGTCAACGAGCT GCACTTGTGTAACAATAGATTGACTGGCCCCTTGCCCGACCTTAGTGAAATGAGCTTTCTTACTTTCTGTaa GGATCTGAGCAACAACTCCTTTACTGTGTCTGATGTTCCTCTTTGGTTTACAACATTACCATCTTTGACCACATT AATGATGGAACGGACAGGGCTTCAAGGAGAGTGCCCCGTTGCACTTTTCAGCGCTCCTCAACTAACGACTAT AATATTAAGGCACAACCAGCTTAACGGAACCTTGGATCTTGGATCCA TTAGCAGTAATCTTAAACTTGTCGATCTGCAGGCAATTCAATAGCTGAAGTAAAACCAAAATCTGGACACCGATAATATAGT GCTTGTTGGTAACCCGGTTTGTGAAGAATCAGGAGCAACTGAAAGCTACTGTACCGTTC CCACCCATGTCCAGTACACAACACAATTTAATAATTGTGCACCTGTTGCCTGTCAAGCTGATCAAATTAACAGCCCAAACTGTCAATGTG TTCCATACACGGGTACCCTAAATTTCAGAGCTCCTTCCTTCTCAGACTACACAA AAACCATGTACGAATCTCTGCGAGATACTATGTTGCATGTTCTTCAGACAAATCTAATCCCTGTGGACTCAATTTCACtgaaaaatc acaaaaatttGGACAATTACCTCTTAATAAACCTGGAAGTTTTCCCCTCTGGTG GGCGTTTCAACCGAACAGGAATTTCAAGAATCGGCTTCATGCTCAGCAACCAAACTTTTAAGCCTC CACGTTTTGGACCATTTTATTTCCTTGCTGATGTTTACAAGTACCTCCCTG GTGGGCTACTTGTTGCAATTAAAAGAGCTCAACAAGGATCTACTAGGGTGGCCTTGAATTTAAAACTGAGATCGAGCTTCTTTCTAGAGTTCATCACCGAATGTTGTCGGCCTCGTGGGTTTCTGTTTTGGCAAGGTGAACAAATGCTGATCTACGAGTTCATCCCAAACGGAACTTTAAAGGAAGTCTTTCAG GTAATCTGGGATCAG GGACTCAAAACGAACAACATTTTACTTGACGGAACCTTAAATGCTAAAGTCGCCGATTTTGGCCTCTCCAAGCTAATGGGTGACGCGGAGAAGGTCATGTGA